The sequence GAACGTTGCAATCAGTAGAGCCAAGAGCGTCTGCTACTTGGTCTACTCAACCAACCTGCCCAAAGCAGTCTTCAGCTCATTAGAGGATGTGAAGGGTATTAGTAGGTTGGCTGGGCTGTTGGGGATGGCGAAAGAGCTGGACTGAAGGCTAGATCGGGACTTATTATTCTGATGAAAACTGAGCAGAAGTGAACCTCGCCATAGCGAGCGCCACTGCTTCAAAGTTCAGTCCAGGAATACCATCAGATAAAAAGGCGTCTTCTACCAAGGTGTATCAAAGTACCCACCGCAGGCGGCCTTCGGCTGACTGGAGGATGTGAAGTCGGTTAGCATGCTGGAGAGGCGTAAGGGTGGGGGCCTCCGGTAGGAAATCTCTGCGCTGCCCAAGCGCTACTTAGGTCGGGGATGCAAAAGAGTTGACGGTAATCATATTCCTGGGGCTGGTCCCGAGTCTTGGCAAACTGAAGTGCACGCACGCAAAGCAATCGCGTTGGCACAAATGGGCGCATTGCCACCCCAGAAACAGCACTCCAGGAGCGAAAGTGTAATTAGCTCAAGATGAATAGAATCCTAAAATTGATCCCCGCCGATTGACCTCTCGATTTCATCGGCGGCATTAGCTGCAAGCCTCAAGCCGAATGCAATCTCCGACTCGTCTACATCAGCGATTGGCACGACGTGAATAAGTGCATAGAAGCCGGCCAGCGTCGACAACCCTAGAATAGTGCCTTCTGCTAATTTCAAAGCAATGCCTGGAGTTAGATCACTCTCACGAGCAAATGGACCGGCGATCATGATTAGCTCGTCTGTGATGGAGACCCAAAGCCTGTGACGCCTTCCGCCCTCGATGTCGAATTCGAACTCATACAGCGTTTCGCTCTTTTGCTCAAACTTGTAGTGTCTCGAAACAAAATTCAGTACTTCCATCCTTGTTGCCATGGATCCTCCGATCGATTGAATGTGGCAAAAATCTTTCTAAGACTATGGCACTTAGAAGTCCAACAACACTGCTTATTATTGAAGTTACTAAAGTCTCCAAGTAAATTTGGAAACTGAATCCGAGTTATGGCCTTTGCCCTGGGAAAACGGTCAGGCACGTGCACATCAACATCGAGGCCTAGAACTTACCCTTCCAGGGAGAACCCAAGTGGCATCAGCGATCCCGCTTCTGGATTACGGCAGAAGAATTTGAGCTCAACGTACCCGTATACCCAAGTTTGAATCTGCCACCAACTAGCACTAATAAGGCGTACTCGGATTCAATCGGAAACCTTTAACCTCTAGGTCTTCCACAGTACGAGCAAAATTGCCCCGCGAATCCCTCGAATTTCGTCCCGCAATTTGAGCAATACCGAGGAGCAACTGAAGATGTTTCACTCGCTGGCTGGCTGGATTCTTCACTTATATTCGCGTCAAATCCGGATCCCCCTTTTTGACCTGTTGCAGAGTCGTAGCCGCCAGACTCAGCGCACTTGACTCGATACTTGCCTGCAAGGACTTCGTCGTCTTGCACCACAAAAATTTCAGCCAGGTAGTAACACGCTTCGCTTTCCGCATGCACGTCCCCACTTTGGAGCACGAGTTCGAACTTCTCTTTTGCATCGTCAAGTCTGCCTTGAAGAAATAAGGAAATGCCCCAGTTGGACAGCGCGTTGATTGACTCTCTTCCCATCTTCATTAGGTACGCGCCTTCAAGGATGCTCTCAGCCAATTGCCAGTTCTGTTCCCTAATGAGCCAGCGAAAAACTAGCGAATTTACGCAAGCTGGCACCATAGGCCCGGCACCATCGTAAGAAACCCATTCGAATAAACGTCGTGCAGTGTCTAGGTCTCCTGCCGAGTCAGCACTGCTTGCCAACTGAGCTTGAGTGTTGGTCTCATGCATCAAGAATCCTATTCGCGTGGTTGGCACCCACCGAGAAAAGCCTCCTAGTCCCTCATTTGGCGAACCAGGAAAGCTCAGCCCCACGGCCGAAAGCAGGAGAGTGTCAAAGTCGGACTGGGATCCAGAGCTATTTGCATTTAGATAGCCATCTTCAAGTATTGAGCTGATCTTTACCAGGCCAGTTGACATTGTCTTCAAGTTTTTCAGAAGTGATAATTTGTTTGTTGTGCTGAAACTCCAACCAAAGTGAATGACGTTTGGCATAAACGTTGACGTAACTAGTAACTCTGCTCCAGTATCTTGAAATACGCCTCGAGCTTCCTCGTACCTTGCGTTGACGATAAAAGGTCTCGGTCTGTCTTCCGTGAGGACCGCTTCGAACGCAGACTGCCTAGGAAAAGAAAGAAAGCTCGAAGGAAATGGGGTTTCTGCCAAGTAAAAGAGACTCTTGGCCAGGACTGGTATGTATATTTCTGTCGACCATTGGCCGAAACTTAAAGCCCCTTGGTCTATTTCGGACTGGGGTATCTCAACGCCATCAAATGTCCCGGAGTCATTCTGCAGCCAGTTCTGAGTCAAGTGTTCAAATGGCCTTGTGGCGACTAGTGCTGGTGTGAACCAAACGCAAGTTTCCCTACCATTGCCATCAACATAAACACGGAACTTTTGATGCACAGGCATCCCGAAGAAGTTTGTCCACTCAGCAACTCCTTCTATGCGGGATTCCGGAATCTCAATCGACTCCAAAGGGCTGATTGGAAAACGTGTTTCGTAGAACCAAGAGACCCCCGCCTCCTGAAGCACATCAATCAGAGCAGTTCCGACTTGGGTCTGATCAATGTCCGTCTGGGCCCCAAGGTTACTGAAGTTGATGGTCATTCCCGGCAGAACCTTGGGCTCTTCAGCGGCAAAATAGTAAGGAGCAAAAGTTTCAAGGTGCGGTTCCGAGTAGGCAAGAGCCTCAGGTGACAAAGTTGCACTTATTGGAACTGGACTGTATTCAGCGAACCACGAATCCGCTAACCGGCCAACAATTCTTTTGGACACGTTTTGCCAGGTCAGGCTTCCTTCTGCAAATCCATCCGGAATCTGCGGCTCATTCCTTTCGCCAAAACCACCGCCAAAAGAAGGCATCCCCTTTGGACCTCTATTCGAAAAAAAAGACACTTTCAAATCCCCCTAGATGTCAACGTGCTTTCACCCGCAACAGTCAGCTCCTAACGCTTAGAGAAGCGACTTGGACATTCGTTGAAGCGTCCCTCTGGGCCTGATTCAATGACTTAGACCAGGGCTAAAGATGAACGCACGGGCCTGACCGTCCTTGGACTTAGCATCGTGACGATGATTATAACCAGTGCCAAGAGGTTCTACTAGCTATGTTCTGCGCCCATCCCTCCAGCGCAAGTATTCGCGGGCAGCCGCGGTACTGAAATTCAAATCTTGGAGGGTTCACCAATCTTCAAAGCCAACTGAATTCGGATCTCTAGTGCTGAAGCGCTCCGCCCGCATGCGAAACTCAGCGATAAGTCCAGACCCTAAGTCATCGCCCAGCACTGACCGTCATTTGGGGCTGTTCACCCGAAACAAGACATTCCCCTCATTGGGGAAAAGCCCGGCCTCTAAGAACTGCTCTTGGGCCCAGTGGATATCTTTGCCTGCCATGTACTGAGTTGCCACCGAGACCTGGAAGGTCCTTATGTCTTCTCCTATTTGGTGAGACTCAGGAGACCCCATTAGGTAAAGGTGTGGTCGGTCATTACCTGCGAGTCTGGATTTTCTGGAAGTAAAAACTACTGACACGTATTCCCCAGGAGTGAAGTTTTTTGCCTCCTGTGTCATGGCTTCAACAACTGGCTGCCAAATGGTTCCGGCAAGCTCTGGTTCAAAGTCCTTGGTCATTTATCGGACTCGGGAACGATGATGTTTAAAGTCTCAGCCATTTTTTCCAACATTAGATTCTTCACCTTTTCAAGCTTGTCTAACTCGGGCTGATTCTCACCCCAGTCCTTGGAATCAATCTCATCGAGCACAGCCTTGGCTTCCTGGTGGCGACCCATGAGAAATAGCGCTTCTGCCAAACTGGCTTTTGAGGACCTAATCAGCGACCTGTTTTCGATCACCGCTGCCCGCTCGATAACGTCCCGGAAGATTTCGGCAGCGGCTTCGTGTAGCTTCAGGCCCATGAACTTCTCGGCGGTCAAAAGATCCACGTAACAAACATTATGTAATTCACCAGCATGCTCAAAATAGGCCCGAATTCGATCAGTCCTTCGGCTGAGTTCGTCTACTTGATCGTCATCGTCTAATCGATGCAGGGCGGTAATTAACTCAAGCTCTGCAAGAGCTGCCCCAGAAAACTCCTTGGCCTCTTTGAGCTTTCTAATCGCAAACTTCAAGGGCTTTCTAGCCTTGGCGTTATTACCAGCCAGCACGTGGGTCCAACCCAATCTGTAGTTCATGTGCACAATTCGCTCTTCCACCTCCATGAATTCGAAAGTAGCTAGCGCATCCTTGATGTGAGCCAAAGCTTGTTCGTAATCACCAAGCTCAATCAGAGCCGAAGCCATCCGATCTTTAGCCCTGGCGGCGCCAAAGG is a genomic window of Candidatus Aquiluna sp. UB-MaderosW2red containing:
- a CDS encoding tetratricopeptide repeat protein, with the protein product MSVYEDLSDEELWDRSRSDDLFDRADSLMELGDRKLKAEDWALAKNLFGSSYDLYIQQDRNAEAGKANYSFGYCLYSLKEYVDALEALERSLAIGTEINDSRVIAFSAGPLGDTLAALERPDEAIEIYGLAIDTFAELEEFYSAGINSLSQGELYGVKGMKTSSLASFLRAYNIFQSAGDAFGAARAKDRMASALIELGDYEQALAHIKDALATFEFMEVEERIVHMNYRLGWTHVLAGNNAKARKPLKFAIRKLKEAKEFSGAALAELELITALHRLDDDDQVDELSRRTDRIRAYFEHAGELHNVCYVDLLTAEKFMGLKLHEAAAEIFRDVIERAAVIENRSLIRSSKASLAEALFLMGRHQEAKAVLDEIDSKDWGENQPELDKLEKVKNLMLEKMAETLNIIVPESDK
- a CDS encoding tetratricopeptide repeat protein, which encodes MSFFSNRGPKGMPSFGGGFGERNEPQIPDGFAEGSLTWQNVSKRIVGRLADSWFAEYSPVPISATLSPEALAYSEPHLETFAPYYFAAEEPKVLPGMTINFSNLGAQTDIDQTQVGTALIDVLQEAGVSWFYETRFPISPLESIEIPESRIEGVAEWTNFFGMPVHQKFRVYVDGNGRETCVWFTPALVATRPFEHLTQNWLQNDSGTFDGVEIPQSEIDQGALSFGQWSTEIYIPVLAKSLFYLAETPFPSSFLSFPRQSAFEAVLTEDRPRPFIVNARYEEARGVFQDTGAELLVTSTFMPNVIHFGWSFSTTNKLSLLKNLKTMSTGLVKISSILEDGYLNANSSGSQSDFDTLLLSAVGLSFPGSPNEGLGGFSRWVPTTRIGFLMHETNTQAQLASSADSAGDLDTARRLFEWVSYDGAGPMVPACVNSLVFRWLIREQNWQLAESILEGAYLMKMGRESINALSNWGISLFLQGRLDDAKEKFELVLQSGDVHAESEACYYLAEIFVVQDDEVLAGKYRVKCAESGGYDSATGQKGGSGFDANISEESSQPASETSSVAPRYCSNCGTKFEGFAGQFCSYCGRPRG